A stretch of DNA from Ricinus communis isolate WT05 ecotype wild-type chromosome 4, ASM1957865v1, whole genome shotgun sequence:
aaaaactaCGTTTCTTATTTTATAGGTAAATTGAAAGTGGATTAACTTTTATTATGATGGAGAAAGTACACCATCAATTCATGTAATTTCTATAAGTCATgtctattataaaaaaatatattatttttttcaaaattattctttACATTCTAAATTAGAGTATAATCAGTTTTATCTTCTCTAAGGGAAATGAAGGTGAATTATTCCCCTTCTATTCCCCTCCCATTTTAAAAAGGTTAAatagctaaatataataataactcATCTTCTATCTATTTCCTTTCCTTCCATTTGAATTAGTCCATCCATGTATATACTAAAAGTCAAAAAGTTTATAACCATCgcaattttctatttatttatcttaaaacTTCCCAACAACCATCGCTTCTTCAAGGGACAGAAATCACAACCCAAAGAGTGAAATATAAACCATAAGCCCCGTTTACATATAAGGCTACAATCTTACAATCTGCAGATTTAAAGACCAAAAGAATTATCAAACTAAAAATACAAGTAAAAAAGAAGTGAtaaaaatgcagaaaaatgACCGGCAACACCCTGATGAGATTTGAACAGACTTATTTAGCAGTGAGGCAGTTTGGTTATGGGGGTTAATACAGGTCCTTACAATTGGAcgtgaaattaaaattataacatataGAAATCTCAATGAGTTATATCTTAAAGAGGCAGCCAAAAAATATTCGTGGATAGGTTAGCCAATTAtgatttgtttattcttttaaatattccTCAAAACTGAGTTTTCAGATTTTGCATAACTTGCTTATTAAGGTTATTCCTATAAATATGAAGTACTAAAAAATATTGCATTTGGTGGATGAAGTACTAATTAATGTTTTCGCATAAGCTCATATTTGATGTCATAGATGATACGAATAtgatcttttaaaaaataaataaataattaattaattgataattgaTGGCACcaattcttattttcttatcatcTTTGTTCTTGTAGCCATTTGCAGATCTCAAACCCTAACAAACGAATCTAGTCCTTTGTCTCAGGCATATACAGAGAAACAAGATACACCAAATCCTTGTACTCCTATACTATAATTCTACATGTTTCCTCCAATCCCAAAAAAAATACAGATTTCCTTTAGTTCAAACCAAGAAAACGTAATTGTAGAAGATATGATCCTGGATCATGTTGCAGTTGAGGGCACTAGCCCAAGTCACAAAAATAGCAAATCAAAATGTCGACAGAGAAATCCACTTTTGAGAGACCAAGATCATGATTATACTACTGAAAATCATAACAAAAGAACTATGCATAAAGATATTGAAAGACGAAGAAGGAGAGAAATGGCCACTCTTTATACTTCGCTAAGAAATCTACTCCCTCTTGACTACATCAAGGTAATTgcgttgttttctttttctgtgtTTTACTGGAGTAAACATTTCGTGGTTTGATTAGGGtttcgatttttttttttttttttttttttgggtttgcaGGGAAAGCGTGCAATATCAGATCACATTCACGAAACAGTGAAATATATAAGAGAGCTGCAGAAGAAGATTAAACAACTTAGTGTACAGAGGGATGAGTCAAAAGAATTGTCCAATTTGAGGCATGGGACCTCGAGTGAGAAGTTGAATAGTAGCAGTACACCAACTAATTATGTAATGGTCCGCTCATGCTTTATTGGAGTTGAGGTTGTGATTAATTGTGCCTTTGGCGATCAAGTTTTTCATCTATCAAGAGTACTTCAGTTGCTAATCGAAGAAGGGCTGAATGTTGTCAGTTACACATCTGCCAAAGTAAATGAAAGAGTcataaatacaattcaatcgaAGGTATATCATCCTTTTCCAGGACATCTATTGGTTGGCTTAGGTTCTTTTgctattgttattgttattattattaatattactatagCTAGCTGTTTTCCAAGTGCAACATTTCTTTGGTTTCACAGGTCAGATACATGACATACATTGATATATCCGAGCTGCAACGTTCATTAATTGCAGCAATTCCTTTCTCGGCTCCTGCAAATTCCTAGTATAGTGACGTTCAATCCTACAGCATAAAGGTATAATTGTAATATAATCTATAAAAGTTTTAGTTGAAAACATGGGGTAAGTTTTCTTCACTTATTGACGCCGTTCTTTAATTTGTCCTTGagatgttaattaattaaatggaaATATCTGACAATATATAGTAGATTTCTTTAAGCATCTTCGGGAAGTATTAATGATGGACGTACTGTTGGATATCATTTCACTATGCATGATCTAGATGTTTCTATTGAAATATTGAAAGGATATTATTTCTGTGATGAATTGTTAATACagaattctaatattattaagcATGTGTGATTTGTTATATACAAGTATACTTGCAACGGTTCTTTGCTGTCTATGATCCTATTCTAACGTTCTATGATCCTGGACTGTTGGTCCTTGCTGATTGTGCTTTGGTCTTGTTcctcaacactccccctcaaggtgggttcaaataaattaatggaaCCCATCTTGGTGAGAAGCCTATGATGATGAGATTTGTCTAGAGCCTTAGTAAAGATGTCTGCCAATTGTTCATTGCTCCTGATAAATGgagtttcaatttctccagATTGAACATTTTCCCTTATAAAGTGACAATCTACCTCGATGTGTTTAGTGCGCTCGTGAAAAACGGGGTTTGAGGCAATATGTCCTGTTGCTTGATTATCACAGTACATCTTTATTGGTTCTTTGATCTTAATCCCCATATCTGTAAGAACTTGCTTGATCCATATTAATTCGCTGGCTGTTGATGCCATTGCTCTGTATTCTGCCTCTGCACTGGATCTGGCAGTTACAGTTtgtttcttgcttttccaAGTTACTAGATTGCCACCCACAAATGTATAGAAGCCAGAGGTTGATTTCCTGTCACAGCTTCCGGCCCAATCTACATCAGAAAAATCAATAGTGTcatatgaattattatttttcatccaaatCCCTTGACCAGGAGGTCCCTTAAGATACCTAAGGATCCTATTGACGGCATCTAAATGGCTAGTACGAGGTGCATGCATGAATTGACTTACCATACTTACAGCATAGGTAATGTCAGGTCTGGTTACGGTGAGGTAGATTAGTTTCCCCACTAGTCGTTGATAGTGCCCTATATTGTCTAAAGGGTTGCCATCTTCAAGATTAAGTTTAGTTTTAGTCTCCATTAGTGAATCTACTGGTTTTACTCCTAGTTTTCCtgtttcttttaatagatCCAGAACGTACTTTCTTTGGGATAGAAATAGACCCTTATGGGATTTGGCTATTTCTATTCCAAGAAAGTAGGACAGTTGTCCGAGATCTTTGATGTCAAAttcctcttttaatttttgttttacttcctcaatttcttcattattgtTGCTTGTTATGataatgtcatcaacataaatgAGAATAATGATAGTGCAAGAATGAGTGTGTCTGACAAACATAGAAGAATCAGATGcacatttaatgaaattaagttttaagagaaaaaagcttagtttggcataccatgctcttgGAGATTGTTTCAAACTGTAGATGGCCTTTTCTAGTTTACATATCATGGATTGGTTGTTGGTAGTCTCATACCCTGGAGGCAGAGTCATGTAAACCTCTTCTTCAAGGGTCCCTTAGAGGAACGCATTTTTTACATCCATTTGATATAAGCTCCATCCTGAGTTGGTAGCAACAGACAATAAAATGCGAACCGTGCTCATTTTTGCTATAGGCGCAAAGGTTTCCTAATAATCTACCCCATATGTTTGGGTGAACCTCTTTGCTACTAATCTAGTCTTGTATCGCTCAACTGTTCCATCATgtttatacttaattttatatacccATTTGCACCCAACAGATTTTTTACCTTGTGGTAGAGGGACTAATTTCCAAGtgtcattttttttaagggTCTGAAGCTCCTCCTTCATGGCCTGACACCATTTAGGATCGGTGttagcctcatagaaggagGATGGCTCAGTATAGGAGGTGATTTTATTTAGGTAGGTCTTGTATGAACTGGATATGCTATGGTAGCTAATGAAGTTTTGAATAGGATACATCACCTTGTGGGACACATAGTCCCTTAGTCTGACTGGGGGTCTGGTGGGTCTAGATGATCTGCGTGGGGCGACTTCTTCAAGTGGTGATCTATCTTCTTCGACTGGTGATCCTTCTCCCCCTGAAGAAGTGCCCCGGAGAATGATACTGTCTCCCCCTGAAGAGTTGGCCTCAGGATTTGCTACGGAAGCTGTGTCCTTGCTGGACGGAGATGGGAGAACTGAACTGTCAAAAAATGAAGGGTTATTATCTGGGAAAAACAAGGAAGGCCCATGAGGGAATGAGGATTGGTGAAATAAGGTGTGCCTTCATCAAAAAACACGTCCCTAGAGACGTAAGTTTTATGAGTGCACGGGTCATAGCATTTATAGCCCTTCTTTATGGAAGAATACCCTAAGAATACTGTTTTGACAGAGCTGGGTTCTAGCTTATGGGAGCGTTTAACATGAACAAAGGCTGTACACCCAAAAACTCTAATGTGTCCTAGTTCAATTTTCCTACCCTTGAGAATTTCCAAATGGCTAAGATTTTTGAGTTTTGGACTAGGGAGGCGGTTAATGAGATAGGCGGCAGTTAGAAGGGCATCAGACCAGAAGATGTGAGgaacattattttgaaaaagtagAGATCTGGTGACGTTAAGAAGATGGCGGTTTTTTCTTTCACAAACTCCATTTTGTTCGGGAGTGTACGTGCAGGTAGTTTGATGCAAGATGCCTTTAGTGGAAAAGAAGTcggaaaattttttattaatgtattCGGTGCCATTATCAGATCTAAAGATTCTAATGTTGGCATTATACTGGGtttgaataaaattgaaaaaattttgaaaacattcaaaaacttcatttttgcCTTTTAACAGGTAGACCCAAGTGATGCGAGAGAAATCATCAATGAATGTGAcgaaataatgaaaatgattaTAAGAGGTACAAGGAacaggtccccaaacatcagaatgAATTAGATCAAACAGTTTTGTTGAAATGGTAGAAGACACAGGAAATGGTAATCTAGtatgttttgaaaattgacAAGTGTCACAACAACCAGAATCTATTTTAAGACAAAATAACTGTTTTAAGACTGTATCAGCCGGATGCCCAAACCGCCTATGTAGGAGAATGCTGTGATTGAGAGGTTTAGTGGAGGTAAGACACCGATTGGTAGGATTGGTGAGATAGTATAAGCCATTGTGAAGGTATCCCtcaccaatcgtcttcccGGTGGTGCGATCCTGAAAGATTACAgaagatggtgagaaaataacattacaatttaaagTACGAGTTATTTTTCcaacagataataaatttgatgtaAAGTTaggtaataaaagaatattctgaatagaattagtattagGGAACAAATTTGATGAGCCAAAACCAGAGATTTTTGCTCGACTTCCGTTTGCAACTATCACATGTTGGGAATCTATAGGGACAAAATTGTGCAATTGTGTTGAGTCCCAAGTCATGTGGTTAGTTGCACCGGAGTCAATAATCTAATTTGTAGATTTATAGTTTTGAGATACTAAACCTGCCCCTCGGGACTGTTGGAGAATAGACTGAAGTTGGgagagaatttgagaaatttgAGAATTTTCGGATGGGCCGGACTCAGGTCGGTTTGATGGGCCGGGCTCGGAGGCTGGGCTGGCCCAGGAAGCGCTGGCCCATGAATTGCCGGTTGACTGGGCTGTGGCTGATGGGTTGAGCCTTGGGCCGGAGTGGCCCATGTACAAATAATGGGTCGTGACATAAGCTCGCGAGGTCGGATCGGCGAGCGGGTTAAGGCGTCTGGACCCGCTTTCCACGTCCGACTCGCTGAACGCATCATAACCCTTAGGGTTAGATGTATTCAGCATACTTACGCCGCCaaacctttcttcttttcttcgcTCGTCTCTGTCCTTTCTGTCTCCAGTCCTTCCGCGCTCTCCTCGATTGAGCGTCGAGCGAAGGTGCGGGTGTAGATGCCAACACCGCTCGCGAGAGTGACCCTGCTTCTTGCAGTGGTCACATCTCGTGACGTTGTTGGGCATCCCTCGCACCCGAGCCGACTCTCGCGGGTGAGAGACGAAGGCCCTATTTTCTGTGTCATTCTGGTTTGTCATGACTCCCATAGTGGCTCGCCTGGTTTCCTCTTGTTGCACAAGGGCGATAACCGAGTCGAGTCTGGGGAGTTTGCTGGATAACAGGATCTGTGATCGAACCGCCTCGTAGCTTGACTCGAGCCCGCCCAGGTAAGTGAACACAAGGTCTTGCTCCGCTCTCTGCCTTATTTCCTCTGGATCAATAGTGAGTGGGAGGTAGCTTTGTAGCTCCTCCCACCGAGTTAATATCTCGGTTGCGTAACTCGCATTGGACCGAGTTCCTTGTTTTATTTGTGCCAATTCCTGTTTCAACTGGAATATGTGCGCAAAGTTCTGTTCTTGCCCGTATAACTGTTTGAGTCGCTCCCATATAGCCTGTGATGATGCCAGTAGCAGACATAGCCTGGCAATCTGAGGCTCGATTGTGTTGGTTAGAAGTGACATGACCATGTGGTCAGTCGTCTGCCAATCTTCGATGCCCTCATTTCCTTCCTTTGTTGGTTGATCTGGGTTGATTGGTTGTGGTCTCTTTCGAGTCCCGgtgataaaatcaatttttttccttCCACTGAGGCCGATGTATACTACCCTCGACCATTGGAAATAATTTTGACTGCCTGTTAAGGTTATGTTGGTGAGCTTGGTAAGATCGTTTTGAGACATGATGAGAAATTTGTTTAGTTggatatttgattattttctgGGTAAATGATGACAGGATCActcctgctctgataccatattgaaatattgaaaggatattatttttgtgatgaATTGTTAATACAGAATTCTAAGATTATTAAGCATGTGTGATCTGTTATATACAAGTATACTTGCAACGGTTCTTTGCTGTCTATGATCCTATTCTAACGTTCTTTTCTAGCTTGGGAAGGGTGGAAGTGACATTTCTTCCTTAGGAAAGAAAGGTTGCTCCTTTTCCCTGTTTTGATGCCTGTGATGATCCAGTTTGAGGCTATGACCAACAGTCTTTGTCTGTTGGTTCTTCCTGGAGGTCCTGGACTGTTGGTATTTGCTGATTTTGCTTTGGTCTTATTCCTCAACAGTTTCCCCCATCATTCTCTTATATGCACATTCAAGTATTAAAACATTGCATTagctattttctaattaggtGGATCCCCCGGCGGACCCAACAAGGGTCTAGCAGTGACATTTTGCaaaagtttttttataaaagaaatgttACCTCAAATCTTTTGGAtgttattgaatttttttaacatgttCATCCAATATTATTTCTAGGTAAATAGTTAGAAACACTAGTGCAAGTTATAATATATCCATTCTACCCTAATCGAATTAGTGAATGCCAATTCGTATTTCCTATCAATACTCGTGTGGTTGAATCACTTGGTTaaactgaaaatatatatttttatatagacAAGTATATGGAGATTTCAGTTCGATATTACATTGTGGATTTGGTAAAACTAGAAACTGTTAAAGTGTTAaagcttttcttctttaaaagaaaaaatattttgaaagattaagagtaatcaaaattttagaaataagaaaagagtaaaactaactaatttcaaaattttatcattCTCTATTACAGGTTTCTTTCTCGTATTTGTATCttgaataaatattcttaGTTTTAATCCCCATTCACTTTAGGTCTAATATCAGAAATTAACGATCACTGCAGCAAGATTAAATGTGTACCAGAATAAGCACTTGCGTATACCAGCTACATAACTTCATTTCTGAAGAACCAATGAATCTTTGATGGTGATTTCAGGTTAATTTGATGGGTTACTAGCTGGTAGTAAAATGGTTTATGAATACAGTGTTCCAAGTGTCACGGGATGTAAATGTCGGCAGttagataatatattttgtgatGTTCTCATAGTAATACATTTAATCTTTTCATTCTCAATCCTAGATCTTATATAGTATTAGAGAATCATAGCTATCAACCGAAAAACCATGTCAAACTCTCTGTCTTCTTTTCCAACCACTGCTCGCCATTCTTTTACCATCAAACTCTTGTCCATCAAATGGACCATTTAGCATTACTCTAAATTGACGGCATGGTATTCACTTTGTGGATGGAGATTTTACATATAAACTCATTTTGGAAACTTGTCCATGAGTTGCATTCATGTTCATAGACAAATAGGTTAGGTGAAGAGTTCAAAAGAAAACTGGTCCATATGATGAACAAGAGGTTCTAGCAGGTATATATTATTTGTGTATTATTTTGTAATGGTTACCTGCATGTATAGTGAAGAGAAACCAATAACACAATATAAAGCATAAAGTGTTTAATGTACATTGTGAATCAttctaaaaagtaaataatgttACCTGCAGGTATATACATTGTGAATCATTACAcagtttctttatttattttttattttattttttataatatacttcCGTTTGAGAGAATTTTCGCTTCCTACCTACTTGACAAGAGGTTCAGACCATATCTTGTTTCTATGCTCTCTGTTTTGCtgtaattttgaattttgtgtTTGTATTAGTAGTTAGATGCTATGTAAAGCTCTTTGAGGGGGCAAATCTATGGTTTGGGGTTTATGTTGTAATACTTTAAAGATGGAGAAAATGGGGCTATCAGCCTCTTTGGGTGTGTCTGGCAGAGATCCTTTAATCAAAGAGAAGCCATTATAATGATTGCTATTTACTGAATTGGTTTTCTCCTCGTATGTAGGTCAACACGGCCTATAATAATTGCCTATAGAAGAAGAATGACCAATATTTGGACGAtctcatatattaaatttaaaatgaatggTTAAGATGTTATTGAAGTGAGCCTTTTCTTGATAGGAAAGATGAGGATTACATTAATTGAAAACGCCTATCAAGCTACATTAAGTTAGTTTAACAGAAAAAATTGATAGGAACACAGTTGATGGTTTTTGAAAACCCTAACTGACATAtgaaacaaagaagaaaagcaaaacACAACCCATAAAAGGGAGCAGCGCAGCATGTTCAATTGCATGTAATAAAATTCCACCAAAAcaagaattagataaaaaCGTTTCAGGGACTATTAAAACTCAAATACTCTagaatcctttttttttaaggtCTCGAAGTACTGTATTAATAGTTGgctaaataattaagatatagaaagaaagaaaaggaaagaaaagaaaaagaaaggggaACTGATTCCTGAGCCTTGTGTGAGGTTAGGCGAAGCATCTTCAAGTAATTGGCTTCTCACAAAAGGACCAAAAGGTGGGTGTGACATTATATCTGCAATGATTTCCTAAACCACTACAGATAATAGGATAGTGCATTTCATAAAGCAAAGATACGAAACAGCTAAGCTAATCCTCTTCTTTATATTTCTACTACGTTAACTCACAACATATTGTCCACATGCTTGAACTGcctatttaatataagaataagaaggcgtataaatatatatatacataccaTTCCCGAGATCTCCTTTTTGATACTGCTGATACTATATTTGGATCTCACACGACATCAAAGGGCCATGAGAATATATCAGTTAGTGGCATATAGTCCTGTTTCTTTAGGACTTTCCTTGGACCCCTTCTTTCCTAGAAATGTATACGACAATAATGTAATGCATGTATGTCAAAAACAAAACCCGCAGAGTACGTGTATTTGTTTAACTGAGCCgaaaacataatttataaccttaatatttcttgtttctttgttTAACTGCAGGTAATGTAATTCTCGCATgttaaagtaaattaaatcatatgaCCAAAAACACAtgagataatattaaaaagtaagttctatgatttattaatagatttttgGGATATCATTCATACATAACTTTAATGATTTTGAtgcataattaattatctGCTGTTTATTGGATATATAGATGGAAACGAACTCTTAGAGTAGATACAAACTTTAAACCTCTAGAAGCAAACTCAGTTCATAACAACTTAAGGAATAGCTACTAGAACTTCAAAAAGTACAAcagtttcttttttgtttaatttaattttgctCCTTGAATAGAACTTTAAGGTAAAATCTAACTTAACATACTTGATAGATAATtgaacaataattaaatataactcTCTAATCATAAATGATGGATTTAAAAGTTCAACACATCAACAAATTTTGTATATGATATGGTTCGAACTGTTCAGAGCATACAACTTATTTCGAGATCGGAAAAATCTATTCTAAAAATACGTCtcacttttaaaattataaaattgacaTTTCATATCAATATTCtctctatttaaaaaaaaaaaaaagaaaaaaatcaactaTTTTATCTCTCATTATCCCTACATAAGAAGGGGatatttttcattaaggaGTAACTCATTTTAAACTCTAAATCActgttcttcttctccttctgcCTTTTCTCCTCTTAAACCTCAAGTCCCTAAATTATTCATCGGAGTGGCCTTGGATAATCAAATCTGAGGCGCTCtagctttatttattattttgcagGACCATTCAAGCACACCAAGGTTGACCCTCTTGTGTATCAACGAGATTTCAGTTAAATGATATTAGACTGGATTGTTAGTTAGAAAAAACGGGAAAAATCTCAAGTTAAACTCTTGTGCTTGACACACACATACATACTAGCTGAAAAAAGCAAGacctaaatattttagtttaatagaGTTTTAGTACGATCTTAATTGGTCGTAGGTAGCACAGAAGTGTGataaaatgtttttattagAATTCACAGCATCAGAATGTTCACATTGTATCggaatttattaattgatgttTCCATCAATATAGAACTTGAATTTACCGTCTACTTATCTAAAATGTCCACATTTTACAGAATGTTGTTAGAAAAAGGAATTTACACCGGTGACCTGGACTTCAAAGAAAACGACCCGTTCCCTCTTAATTTCTTGTTAATCCGTTAAGTAATCAGAAAAAGGTAATAGAAAAGGATCAGAGTTCTGCGGCTGGCATGACCTATAaaacaaacattaaaaatatttaaaaaaaaaaacttttaacAATGGGACGAAACACTGCGAACGACAACGGGTGGTCCACTAAATGTGAAAATGAAATTGGCTGAAATTTCTTCAGTAAAGAAGTGAAAAGTCAGTACCCCCACAAGGTAGGGCTTTGGTCCACTTCTGTTTCCGCCTTGACTATATTTGTGCAGAATCTT
This window harbors:
- the LOC8258335 gene encoding transcription factor bHLH118, encoding MFPPIPKKIQISFSSNQENVIVEDMILDHVAVEGTSPSHKNSKSKCRQRNPLLRDQDHDYTTENHNKRTMHKDIERRRRREMATLYTSLRNLLPLDYIKGKRAISDHIHETVKYIRELQKKIKQLSVQRDESKELSNLRHGTSSEKLNSSSTPTNYVMVRSCFIGVEVVINCAFGDQVFHLSRVLQLLIEEGLNVVSYTSAKVNERVINTIQSKVRYMTYIDISELQRSLIAAIPFSAPANS